A stretch of Halomonas elongata DSM 2581 DNA encodes these proteins:
- a CDS encoding terminase small subunit gives MTASELLQACCQAMTNWREAGYPDEANKRNLAEILGISERSLTDWQKDGMPVLHSAGRGGSNRYSVGEAIEWMLARAAEASRESAKDRLDRLRGDQLERDMLKEDAVLVMPEDLDVEYAAMVEAARAEMLFNMPDALAAELTAIMGDEVDVSIIRRHVEAALTTLSHYDPSDDIEPGEPSGDEDASTLEEEREALDS, from the coding sequence ATGACGGCATCGGAACTGCTCCAGGCTTGCTGCCAGGCGATGACCAACTGGCGTGAAGCTGGCTATCCCGATGAAGCCAACAAGCGAAACCTGGCCGAGATACTCGGAATCTCCGAGCGGTCGCTGACCGACTGGCAGAAGGACGGGATGCCGGTGCTGCACTCTGCCGGTCGTGGCGGTAGCAACCGGTACAGCGTCGGGGAGGCCATTGAGTGGATGCTGGCTCGGGCGGCCGAGGCGAGCCGAGAGTCGGCCAAGGATCGACTGGACCGTTTGCGTGGCGACCAGCTCGAACGCGACATGCTCAAGGAAGATGCCGTTCTGGTCATGCCGGAAGACCTGGATGTTGAGTACGCCGCCATGGTCGAGGCCGCGCGCGCCGAGATGCTGTTCAACATGCCCGACGCACTGGCGGCGGAACTGACCGCCATCATGGGCGACGAGGTCGACGTGTCGATCATCCGTCGTCACGTCGAAGCCGCTCTGACGACACTGAGCCACTATGACCCAAGCGATGACATCGAGCCAGGCGAACCGTCTGGAGACGAAGATGCGAGCACGCTTGAAGAGGAACGCGAAGCGCTGGACTCGTAA
- a CDS encoding head decoration protein: protein MPGMTQTNHPDRNGISGGNFPRRYMTVTIEAGQVQPAGAVLGKVTASNEYKLSASAAGDGSESPSVVLFDDVDASGGAVEAEVQISGDLRGEKLTIGTGHTIASVREALRPLSLFVD from the coding sequence ATGCCCGGCATGACCCAGACCAATCATCCCGACCGTAACGGCATCAGCGGTGGCAATTTCCCGCGTCGCTACATGACCGTAACCATCGAAGCCGGCCAGGTGCAGCCGGCCGGTGCCGTACTCGGAAAAGTAACGGCGAGCAACGAGTACAAGCTCTCGGCGTCGGCTGCCGGTGACGGCAGTGAATCGCCCTCCGTCGTGCTATTCGACGACGTCGATGCTTCTGGCGGTGCCGTCGAGGCCGAGGTACAGATCAGCGGGGACCTCCGTGGCGAGAAGCTGACGATCGGTACCGGCCACACCATCGCCAGCGTGCGCGAGGCTCTGCGCCCCCTTTCTCTGTTCGTCGACTAA
- a CDS encoding phage holin, lambda family, whose amino-acid sequence MPGPDKDPNNWQALIGLLASVWPQIYAAGMACIVALVRGLQGGGKPIKSILEAVLCGCLTLALVPVLEYFGLNQKLAVTVGAAVGFLGTEWIRGHAATILETLLLRGRK is encoded by the coding sequence ATGCCTGGCCCCGATAAGGACCCCAACAACTGGCAGGCCCTGATCGGGCTGTTGGCGAGTGTTTGGCCGCAGATCTATGCCGCCGGCATGGCGTGCATTGTGGCTTTGGTGCGTGGCCTGCAGGGCGGCGGCAAGCCCATCAAGTCGATCCTCGAAGCCGTGCTGTGCGGCTGCCTGACGCTGGCCCTGGTGCCGGTGCTGGAGTATTTCGGGTTGAACCAGAAGCTGGCCGTTACCGTTGGGGCAGCAGTCGGCTTCCTCGGTACCGAGTGGATTCGGGGCCATGCGGCGACAATCCTCGAGACGCTCTTGCTCCGGGGGCGCAAATGA
- a CDS encoding phage portal protein yields the protein MLKSLFPSRSLNDVREQAARDEVRRLAETAPTPRANTGSETRHRGASRMLRSMMSWLPGLGSPRQDTPTGERETLISRSRDAYRNHMLGRAAINRAATNVVGMGLTVRPNVDGQALGLTEEETAQLNDELARGFRLWAEDPAECDAEAGQDFYMLQRLAFISALVSGDVFGLTPNVRQIGGLFGTKLQLVEAERVGSPLTGPERRNEVDGIRVDSVGRPTAVRICDGYPSDHTTDQDWTWVPVFGERTGRRRILHLMNEKGRPGQVRGVPYLAPILEALQKLERFSQAELTAAVISAMFTVAIKHDASEGDQSLGGATMWDEQSDDPSKPERPVVTSNQDDTSDGDNLTLGEGAVWDLEEGAEPVSISPNRPNAQFDPFFMAIVKEIGAALEQPSEVLMMHFSTSYTAARAAFNQLWKFIKQRRHHLTVQFCQPAYELVVDELVASGRIKAPGYRDPAKRRAYVRALWIGEPLGSLNEQVDARAATERIANGTSNEHLETMAFHGEDWHDVAQDRAREIRWKRENGVPIYVGGKVHDPEPPDPNRENDDTD from the coding sequence ATGCTGAAGTCACTGTTTCCGTCGCGCAGCCTGAACGATGTGCGTGAACAGGCTGCTCGTGACGAGGTGCGGCGACTAGCTGAAACGGCACCGACACCTCGTGCCAACACTGGCAGCGAAACCCGACACCGTGGCGCGAGTCGCATGCTCCGCTCGATGATGAGCTGGTTGCCGGGGCTCGGAAGTCCGCGCCAGGATACCCCGACGGGCGAGCGTGAAACGCTGATCAGTCGCTCCCGTGATGCCTACCGCAATCACATGCTGGGGCGTGCGGCCATCAACCGCGCAGCCACCAATGTGGTCGGTATGGGCCTGACCGTCCGGCCGAATGTCGACGGCCAGGCCCTGGGGCTCACCGAGGAAGAGACCGCACAGCTTAACGACGAGTTGGCCCGGGGCTTTCGCCTGTGGGCCGAGGATCCTGCTGAGTGCGATGCCGAGGCTGGGCAGGATTTCTACATGCTCCAACGCCTGGCATTCATCAGCGCCCTGGTCAGCGGCGACGTCTTTGGCCTGACGCCCAATGTGCGCCAAATCGGCGGGCTCTTCGGTACCAAGCTGCAGCTGGTCGAGGCGGAAAGAGTGGGGTCGCCGCTCACTGGTCCGGAGCGTCGCAATGAAGTGGACGGCATACGCGTTGACTCGGTCGGTCGGCCGACAGCCGTCAGGATCTGTGACGGTTACCCCAGCGACCACACCACCGATCAGGACTGGACATGGGTGCCGGTATTCGGTGAACGCACCGGGCGTCGGCGCATCTTGCACCTGATGAACGAAAAGGGGCGTCCGGGCCAGGTACGTGGTGTTCCGTATCTGGCCCCGATCCTCGAGGCACTGCAGAAACTCGAGCGCTTCAGCCAGGCGGAACTGACGGCGGCGGTGATCAGTGCGATGTTCACCGTAGCTATCAAGCACGACGCTTCCGAGGGTGACCAGAGTCTCGGCGGTGCCACGATGTGGGATGAGCAGAGTGACGACCCGAGCAAACCCGAGCGTCCGGTCGTCACCTCGAATCAAGACGACACATCCGACGGTGACAACCTGACCCTGGGCGAGGGGGCCGTCTGGGATCTCGAGGAAGGCGCAGAGCCGGTATCGATCAGCCCAAACCGGCCGAACGCACAGTTCGACCCGTTCTTCATGGCCATCGTCAAGGAGATTGGCGCCGCCCTGGAGCAGCCGTCCGAAGTGCTGATGATGCACTTCAGTACTAGTTACACCGCGGCTCGGGCTGCTTTCAACCAGCTCTGGAAGTTCATCAAGCAGCGCCGGCACCACCTGACCGTGCAGTTCTGCCAGCCGGCCTATGAACTGGTGGTGGATGAACTGGTGGCCAGCGGACGCATCAAGGCGCCTGGTTATCGCGACCCAGCCAAGCGCCGTGCCTACGTGCGTGCGCTGTGGATTGGTGAGCCACTGGGCTCGCTCAATGAGCAGGTCGACGCCAGGGCAGCAACCGAACGTATCGCCAATGGCACCAGTAATGAGCACCTGGAAACCATGGCGTTTCACGGTGAAGACTGGCACGACGTCGCCCAGGACCGCGCCCGGGAGATCCGCTGGAAGCGGGAGAACGGCGTGCCGATCTATGTCGGCGGCAAGGTGCATGATCCTGAGCCGCCGGATCCCAATCGAGAGAATGATGACACCGACTGA
- a CDS encoding head-tail joining protein — MSRFDDEVRMDLGGIYQDAGDVADYQGASSATGILVVIDRDWQVYDKDQLPMRVTTISVMIADVPESRQGDQIDVASDRVWTVQEVLEDDGHERRLWVS; from the coding sequence ATGAGCCGCTTCGATGACGAGGTCCGCATGGACCTGGGTGGTATCTACCAGGATGCCGGTGACGTGGCGGATTACCAGGGCGCGTCGTCCGCCACTGGCATCCTGGTCGTGATTGATCGCGACTGGCAGGTCTACGACAAGGATCAATTGCCCATGCGGGTTACCACGATCAGCGTCATGATTGCCGACGTCCCGGAGTCCCGGCAGGGGGATCAGATCGATGTTGCCTCTGACCGCGTCTGGACTGTCCAGGAAGTGCTCGAGGACGACGGCCACGAGCGTCGCCTCTGGGTGTCCTGA
- a CDS encoding major capsid protein, with product MSVDLFDTRTMLEAVEKMKRSRRFLTTLFFGAASRNFTTQHVDIDIIKGKRKMAPFVRPNRPGHIVDRAGSVMRSYTPSYVKPKLETTAGLLLNQRSPGEALYSARTPLQRAGEQMARDFDELDDQISRREEWMVAQALTSGQVNVVGDGVDDVVDFQMDASHIITEATPWTDAGGDPIGNLRKYKRLIAKDSGRTGAAAVLSVEAADAMLDNEDFRKKLDTRRIDLGMIRPEELPDGVTYLGYLRDPGIDLYTYEEWYLDDNGVEQPMIPAGGLVVGPTTSRCSMLYGAIQDVRAIEGALFDVDRYPKSWIEDDEGVRFLSMQSAPLPGYHEPDAFVFATVA from the coding sequence ATGTCTGTAGACCTGTTTGATACCCGCACGATGCTGGAGGCCGTGGAGAAGATGAAGCGCTCCCGACGCTTCCTCACCACGCTGTTCTTCGGTGCCGCCTCGCGCAACTTCACGACCCAGCATGTCGACATCGACATTATCAAGGGCAAGCGCAAGATGGCGCCCTTCGTTCGTCCTAATCGACCGGGCCACATCGTGGACCGCGCCGGGAGCGTGATGCGTTCCTACACGCCGTCCTATGTGAAACCCAAGCTCGAAACCACGGCAGGCCTGCTGCTCAACCAGCGGTCACCGGGGGAGGCCCTCTATTCTGCGCGCACGCCTCTGCAGCGTGCCGGTGAGCAAATGGCGCGTGACTTCGACGAACTGGACGACCAGATCAGTCGCCGCGAAGAATGGATGGTGGCCCAAGCCCTGACCAGCGGCCAGGTGAACGTGGTGGGGGATGGTGTCGACGATGTCGTCGATTTCCAGATGGACGCCAGCCACATCATCACCGAGGCAACTCCCTGGACGGACGCCGGCGGCGATCCGATTGGCAACCTGCGCAAGTACAAGCGCCTCATTGCCAAGGACAGCGGCCGCACCGGTGCCGCGGCGGTGCTCAGTGTGGAGGCGGCTGACGCCATGCTCGACAACGAGGACTTCCGGAAGAAGCTCGATACGCGTCGTATCGACCTGGGCATGATTCGCCCCGAGGAACTGCCTGACGGTGTGACTTATCTGGGCTATCTGCGCGATCCCGGCATCGACCTCTACACCTACGAGGAATGGTACCTCGATGACAATGGAGTCGAGCAGCCAATGATTCCGGCGGGTGGGCTTGTTGTCGGCCCGACCACCAGTCGTTGTTCCATGCTCTATGGCGCGATCCAGGACGTGCGGGCGATCGAAGGCGCGCTGTTCGATGTTGATCGTTATCCCAAGAGCTGGATCGAGGACGATGAGGGCGTGCGCTTCCTGTCGATGCAGTCTGCGCCGTTGCCGGGCTACCACGAGCCGGACGCTTTCGTCTTCGCCACTGTGGCCTGA
- a CDS encoding phage terminase large subunit family protein yields MRARLKRNAKRWTRNLARQFAPPENITTLEWANKHRWMSEVETARPGKYSIHVTPALALPGGPLEALDDPNVEEVCCQKSAQVAWTSGVLGNALGRWIDVDPSPVIGLFPKDGAAKEYVAEKFEPMVEATPRLRNKIDLRSRKLQQRQQFKRFPGGFLKLVGSNSPASVKSTPSPRGFVEEPDDCNLNLKGQGDSILLLKERGKTYGRGRKKYIIGGTPTIAGISSIEAEMQHSDQRRCMVPCHHCGEHHELSFDNLVCPTDPDQRHPVYGSYQPERTIYACPHCGGEWNDQQKNANLRRGEWVAMAQFRGIAGYYMNELLSTFPDSRFARLMEKWLSAKHAADEGDFSDLIVFTNSSMGLPYEFKGDTPEVDELQDRAEDYAEKTVPRGGLLLTAGVDVQHDRLAVIIRAWGRGEESWLVYWGELYGNPIDKADPVWNELDSLLTTGFEHDSGATLRVAAVGVDSSDGQTSDSVYHYVRARQRHGVMAVKGASVNSENREIFSRPKISDDTNRANTKADKFGLRPFIVGTHKAKDLILEARIHLHGSGPGRMHWYRSVRADYWQQLTAEVKAPHPRNPRKRVWQKKSGVHNEALDCEVYALHAARSSRTHVMRERDWDALEQTLTQPTLFDAPAGTAAPVGVSGRRRRRRMNRNHSA; encoded by the coding sequence ATGCGAGCACGCTTGAAGAGGAACGCGAAGCGCTGGACTCGTAATCTGGCTCGGCAGTTTGCCCCGCCCGAGAACATCACCACCCTGGAGTGGGCGAACAAGCATCGCTGGATGAGCGAGGTCGAGACGGCCAGGCCTGGCAAGTACAGCATCCACGTGACGCCGGCGTTGGCACTCCCAGGTGGTCCGCTCGAAGCGCTGGACGACCCGAATGTCGAAGAGGTGTGCTGCCAGAAATCAGCCCAGGTGGCATGGACATCCGGCGTGCTGGGTAATGCGCTGGGGCGCTGGATCGACGTCGACCCTTCACCGGTTATCGGGTTGTTCCCCAAGGATGGGGCGGCCAAGGAATACGTCGCCGAGAAATTCGAACCCATGGTCGAGGCCACACCTCGGCTACGCAACAAGATCGACCTGCGTTCGCGCAAGTTACAGCAACGCCAGCAGTTCAAGCGGTTCCCTGGCGGCTTTCTGAAGCTGGTCGGCTCGAACTCGCCGGCATCGGTGAAGTCGACGCCGAGTCCTCGAGGCTTCGTCGAAGAGCCAGATGACTGCAACCTCAACCTGAAAGGGCAAGGCGACTCGATTCTGCTACTCAAGGAACGGGGGAAAACCTACGGTCGAGGCCGGAAGAAGTACATCATCGGAGGCACGCCGACCATCGCCGGCATCTCGTCGATCGAAGCCGAGATGCAGCATAGCGATCAACGCCGCTGCATGGTGCCGTGCCATCACTGTGGCGAACACCACGAACTGTCGTTCGACAACCTGGTCTGCCCGACGGACCCGGACCAACGGCACCCGGTGTACGGCAGTTATCAACCGGAGCGCACCATCTACGCGTGCCCGCATTGCGGCGGCGAATGGAACGATCAGCAGAAAAACGCCAATCTGCGCCGCGGGGAATGGGTGGCCATGGCCCAGTTTCGGGGCATTGCCGGCTATTACATGAATGAGTTGCTCAGTACCTTCCCGGACTCGCGTTTCGCGCGACTCATGGAGAAGTGGCTGTCGGCCAAGCACGCGGCGGACGAGGGCGACTTCAGCGACTTGATCGTGTTCACCAACAGCTCGATGGGCTTGCCCTACGAGTTCAAGGGGGACACGCCCGAGGTCGACGAGCTGCAGGATCGGGCCGAAGACTACGCCGAGAAGACGGTCCCGCGTGGAGGGTTGCTGCTCACGGCCGGAGTCGACGTCCAACACGATCGTCTGGCGGTGATCATTCGCGCTTGGGGACGCGGCGAGGAGAGCTGGCTGGTCTACTGGGGTGAGCTCTATGGCAATCCCATCGACAAGGCCGACCCGGTCTGGAATGAGCTGGACAGCCTGCTGACTACCGGGTTCGAGCACGACAGCGGCGCCACGTTGCGTGTCGCGGCCGTGGGCGTCGACAGCTCGGATGGGCAGACCAGTGACTCCGTCTACCACTACGTCCGCGCGCGTCAGCGGCATGGGGTCATGGCCGTCAAGGGAGCCTCGGTGAACAGTGAGAATCGCGAGATTTTCAGTCGACCGAAGATCTCCGACGACACCAACCGGGCCAACACCAAAGCCGACAAGTTCGGGCTTCGCCCGTTCATCGTCGGTACGCACAAGGCCAAGGACCTCATCCTCGAGGCCCGCATCCATTTGCATGGCTCAGGCCCTGGACGGATGCACTGGTACCGAAGCGTTCGCGCCGATTACTGGCAGCAGCTGACCGCCGAGGTCAAGGCGCCACATCCACGCAATCCGCGGAAGCGCGTATGGCAGAAAAAATCCGGCGTCCACAACGAGGCGCTGGACTGCGAGGTTTATGCGCTCCACGCGGCACGCTCCAGCCGGACGCACGTGATGCGCGAGCGTGACTGGGATGCGCTCGAACAGACTCTGACGCAACCAACACTCTTTGATGCCCCGGCTGGGACTGCGGCCCCGGTCGGTGTGTCTGGTCGCCGGCGGCGGCGGCGAATGAACAGGAACCACAGCGCATGA
- a CDS encoding S49 family peptidase: MPRTAFELAASRTWLMTAEALDTLLAVADRQGDVEALEARLGRPLDNTRNVTVRDGVAVIPITGPVFRYANLFTEISGAVSTEMLVKDIQTALDDPSIQGIVLNIDSPGGEATGINELSDLIYNARGQKPIKAYAGGQMASALYWVGSAADEVIVDDTAQLGSVGVVLSLRKREDRPGEKSYEIVSSNAPNKRPDPETEAGRAQLQARTDELAAVFLDKVARNRDLPRDEVNDRFRQGGVATGALAVEAGMADRLGSLESVIAELAGTSASSQPRSTIMTTVKTTAELQAAIEAGTDPKSIKIAEPEAVDTDKLKTEATEAERARCKGILELASPGFEKEVAAAIDEGASVEATGLKLFRAAQDRGLSLSDIAADGTQTSTAQPPADDKEGEERKSAVSAITGAWKD, translated from the coding sequence ATGCCCCGCACCGCCTTCGAGCTGGCGGCCAGTCGTACCTGGCTGATGACCGCCGAGGCGCTGGACACCCTACTTGCCGTCGCCGATCGCCAGGGTGATGTCGAGGCCCTGGAGGCACGCCTCGGTCGACCTCTGGACAACACCCGCAATGTGACGGTGCGCGATGGCGTGGCCGTGATCCCGATCACAGGCCCGGTGTTCCGATACGCCAACCTGTTCACTGAGATCAGCGGCGCTGTCAGCACCGAGATGCTGGTCAAGGACATCCAGACCGCACTCGATGATCCGAGCATCCAGGGCATCGTGCTCAACATCGACAGTCCTGGCGGTGAGGCGACCGGCATCAACGAACTGAGCGACCTGATCTACAACGCCCGAGGGCAGAAGCCGATCAAAGCCTATGCCGGCGGCCAGATGGCCAGTGCGCTCTACTGGGTTGGCAGTGCTGCCGACGAGGTGATCGTCGACGACACCGCCCAGCTGGGCAGCGTTGGCGTGGTGCTCAGCCTGCGCAAGCGCGAGGACCGTCCTGGCGAGAAGAGCTACGAGATCGTTTCCAGCAACGCACCCAACAAACGGCCCGACCCCGAGACTGAGGCCGGCCGTGCCCAGTTGCAGGCGCGCACCGACGAGTTGGCCGCCGTGTTCCTGGACAAGGTCGCCCGCAACCGGGACCTCCCACGCGATGAGGTCAACGATCGGTTCCGTCAGGGAGGCGTCGCCACTGGCGCCCTCGCCGTGGAGGCCGGCATGGCCGACCGCCTTGGCTCCCTGGAATCCGTCATCGCCGAGCTGGCCGGCACATCCGCCAGCAGCCAACCGAGGAGCACCATCATGACCACTGTTAAGACCACGGCCGAGCTGCAGGCTGCGATCGAGGCCGGCACCGACCCGAAGTCGATCAAGATCGCCGAGCCCGAAGCGGTCGATACCGACAAGCTCAAGACCGAGGCCACCGAGGCCGAGCGTGCGCGCTGTAAGGGCATTCTCGAACTGGCTTCGCCGGGCTTCGAGAAGGAGGTGGCGGCGGCCATCGATGAAGGCGCGAGCGTGGAAGCGACCGGCCTCAAGTTGTTCCGAGCCGCTCAGGACCGGGGCCTTTCTCTGTCCGACATCGCTGCCGACGGTACGCAGACCAGCACCGCCCAGCCTCCCGCGGATGACAAAGAGGGCGAAGAGCGGAAGTCCGCGGTCTCTGCCATCACCGGCGCCTGGAAGGACTAA
- a CDS encoding phage tail tube protein: protein MANKKWRRRYAVAQIESAYGEPSADMTGATILEVVTLDGGNPYAGNTVDRERMREGLGAFEQVNTGPYVERTIRVPLSGSGTAGEVPSFGILLRACGLSETVNVDTDVVYQPASEGHESLELWWMEDGQMQHITGARGTASLTTDSQGLPYIEFQFTGLYQKPEPAGDASVATQAVQAKELPVNKQNTVASIDGHRACMSSLSLDLGNTVEYRNLVNCESVQISDRQVTGSTNIEAPDLATKDYFAAVESHNGVTLVPVVFTHGKTAGNIVEIQSSQVQLASISPTDNQGIMHYDINLRLLPSSAGDDDFTLTFK from the coding sequence ATGGCTAACAAGAAGTGGCGGCGACGCTATGCCGTGGCCCAGATCGAGTCGGCGTATGGCGAGCCCAGTGCCGACATGACGGGGGCCACCATCCTCGAGGTGGTAACGCTCGATGGCGGCAACCCCTACGCTGGCAACACCGTGGATCGCGAACGCATGCGTGAAGGCCTCGGCGCATTCGAGCAGGTGAATACCGGCCCTTATGTCGAGCGCACGATTCGCGTGCCGCTATCTGGCTCTGGCACCGCGGGCGAGGTGCCGTCGTTCGGTATTCTGCTGCGAGCCTGTGGCTTGAGCGAGACCGTGAACGTCGATACCGATGTGGTCTATCAGCCGGCCAGCGAGGGCCACGAGTCGCTCGAGCTGTGGTGGATGGAAGATGGCCAGATGCAGCACATCACTGGCGCGCGCGGGACGGCCTCGCTGACCACCGACAGCCAGGGCCTGCCGTACATCGAGTTCCAGTTCACTGGCCTCTACCAGAAACCTGAACCGGCAGGGGATGCCAGTGTGGCCACCCAAGCCGTGCAGGCCAAGGAGCTGCCGGTCAACAAGCAGAACACCGTGGCGAGCATCGATGGCCACAGGGCCTGCATGTCGAGCCTCTCGCTGGATCTCGGCAACACGGTCGAGTATCGCAACCTGGTCAACTGCGAGTCGGTGCAGATCTCCGACCGCCAGGTCACTGGCTCGACCAACATCGAGGCGCCGGATCTGGCCACCAAGGACTATTTCGCCGCCGTCGAGAGTCACAACGGCGTCACCCTGGTGCCGGTCGTGTTCACCCACGGCAAGACCGCCGGCAACATCGTCGAGATCCAGAGCAGCCAGGTACAGCTCGCCAGCATCTCGCCCACGGACAACCAGGGCATCATGCACTACGACATCAACCTGCGGCTCCTGCCGTCCAGCGCGGGTGATGATGACTTCACCCTGACGTTCAAGTAA
- a CDS encoding phage tail terminator protein, which yields MNDPDIIDAMLQRVRDQCPGLATVEEAWFAEPIDNFDAQTPAAAIYLAEDGAASEPETIRPTQRITLSYGIWLVTKRADFRPQRQALRSALMGWEPTEEHEPVAYRGGQTTDIRGELIWWREFWNVDTWLRG from the coding sequence ATGAACGATCCCGACATCATCGACGCCATGCTCCAGCGGGTGCGCGACCAGTGCCCTGGGCTGGCGACTGTCGAAGAGGCCTGGTTCGCCGAGCCGATCGATAACTTCGACGCCCAAACGCCGGCGGCAGCTATCTACCTGGCAGAAGATGGCGCCGCCAGCGAGCCGGAAACCATTCGACCCACGCAGCGCATCACCCTGAGCTATGGCATCTGGCTCGTCACCAAGCGTGCCGATTTCCGGCCTCAGCGACAGGCCCTGCGGTCTGCGCTGATGGGCTGGGAGCCGACCGAGGAACACGAACCCGTGGCGTATCGCGGCGGCCAGACCACCGACATCCGCGGTGAGCTCATCTGGTGGCGCGAATTCTGGAACGTCGACACCTGGCTGCGCGGCTGA
- a CDS encoding N-acetylmuramoyl-L-alanine amidase, with product MGWVTEVAAVPKTAPQAHTVMISAGHSDTDPGAVARGVTEAEIVLEFRDLLSQALARQGIRHLTDGDAGDNLPLREAVKIAAGADIAIEFHCNAATPAATGTETLSRRSAYPLAGRLCEVTAAVLGIASRGTKPEDAGQHHRLAFVSDGGGIIHELFFLTNAGDLQQYMLHREVLADRLARVIAEHARDDKR from the coding sequence ATGGGCTGGGTCACTGAGGTTGCGGCTGTACCGAAAACGGCGCCGCAGGCGCATACCGTGATGATCAGTGCGGGCCATAGTGACACCGATCCCGGTGCCGTTGCCCGCGGCGTGACCGAGGCGGAGATCGTCCTGGAGTTCCGCGACCTGTTGAGCCAGGCGCTGGCCCGCCAGGGCATCCGGCATCTTACCGATGGCGATGCCGGCGATAACCTGCCGTTGCGCGAGGCGGTCAAGATCGCCGCCGGCGCTGACATTGCCATCGAGTTCCACTGCAATGCCGCGACCCCGGCGGCCACCGGTACCGAGACGCTGTCGCGTCGCTCGGCGTATCCGTTGGCAGGCCGGCTCTGTGAGGTAACGGCTGCGGTCCTCGGCATTGCCAGCCGTGGAACAAAGCCGGAGGACGCCGGCCAGCACCACCGACTGGCCTTCGTCAGCGATGGTGGCGGCATCATCCACGAGCTGTTCTTCCTCACCAACGCCGGCGATCTCCAACAGTACATGCTGCATCGCGAGGTGTTGGCTGACCGGCTGGCTCGGGTCATCGCCGAGCACGCTCGAGACGATAAGAGATAA